In the genome of Ensifer adhaerens, one region contains:
- a CDS encoding ornithine cyclodeaminase, with protein sequence MLILDETEVRNTTAFPELVEAVRNMFRSDCRMPTRHHHSLHVPDEPDATLLLMPAWTEGQYMGVKIVSVFPGNVRRSLPSVSGTYLLSSALTGQNLAIIDGAELTARRTAASSALASRFLARADARVLLVCGTGRLSLNLIEAHGSQRPIEKVLVWGRSTEKAEETVRLAGRFHGNVSVVSDLEAAAREADIISCATLSEAPIVRGAWLKPGAHLDLIGAFTPSMRECDDEAVLRASLFVDTYEGALSEGGDLVQPIKAGVIGREAIKADLAALSRGEHAGRTGAEEITLFKSVGAALEDLAGAILAFETSTRLVQSDG encoded by the coding sequence ATGTTGATCCTCGACGAGACCGAAGTCAGAAATACCACCGCCTTTCCGGAGCTTGTGGAAGCGGTTCGGAACATGTTCCGCTCCGACTGCAGGATGCCAACCCGTCATCATCACTCCCTCCATGTTCCGGACGAGCCGGACGCCACGCTGCTTCTGATGCCAGCATGGACCGAAGGCCAATATATGGGTGTGAAGATCGTTTCGGTGTTCCCGGGGAATGTTCGCCGTTCCCTGCCCTCCGTCAGCGGCACCTATCTTCTCTCTTCGGCGCTTACCGGCCAGAACCTTGCCATCATTGATGGGGCGGAGCTGACCGCGCGGCGGACGGCCGCCAGTTCGGCGCTGGCGTCACGGTTTCTTGCGCGCGCGGATGCGAGGGTCCTTCTTGTCTGCGGGACGGGGCGTCTCTCGCTCAATCTCATCGAGGCGCACGGTTCGCAGCGCCCAATCGAGAAAGTTCTCGTCTGGGGCCGCTCGACCGAGAAGGCCGAAGAGACGGTCAGGCTTGCTGGCAGGTTTCACGGCAACGTCAGCGTCGTCTCGGATCTTGAAGCGGCGGCTCGTGAAGCGGACATCATTTCCTGCGCGACGCTCTCCGAGGCCCCAATCGTGCGCGGAGCATGGCTGAAACCGGGCGCACATCTCGATCTTATCGGCGCGTTCACGCCCTCCATGCGCGAATGTGATGACGAGGCGGTTCTGCGCGCAAGCCTTTTCGTCGATACATATGAGGGCGCGCTTTCGGAAGGTGGCGACCTCGTGCAGCCGATCAAGGCCGGCGTCATCGGACGCGAGGCGATCAAAGCTGATCTGGCTGCACTGTCGCGTGGTGAGCATGCGGGGCGGACAGGCGCGGAAGAGATCACGCTGTTCAAGTCGGTTGGTGCTGCGCTTGAGGATCTCGCAGGAGCGATCCTGGCGTTCGAGACCTCGACGCGTCTGGTGCAGTCAGACGGCTGA
- a CDS encoding ATP-dependent helicase HrpB, with protein sequence MTRNLRLPQLPVTEVLPQLRDALREYKSAVLCAPPGAGKTTLVPLDLLDAPWLVGRKIILLEPRRLAARAAAARMASLLGEEPGGTVGYRMRLDNRISSRTRIEVVTEGVFTRMILDDPELADAGLVIFDEFHERSLDADFGLALALDAQAGLREDLRILVMSATLDVEKVGALLEGPPVIISEGRAYPVEIRHEDRPTGEAVEQAVIRAVRKAIAEESGSILAFLPGQGEITRATEALGGTLGADVLVVPLYGNLTQKEQDQAIRPAEPGSRKVVLATSIAETSITIDGVRIVIDSGLQRIPAYEPATGMTRLETVRVSRASADQRAGRAGRTEPGIAIRLWHQGQTAALAAHSAPQILASDLSGLVLDMAAWGVTEPSALRFADPPPNAAFQEARNLLVSLEALDRQGRLTETGKLMRKLGLPPRLSAMVARTALHEPASTLAAAELAVLITEQGLGGNSIDLEDRLRNFRTDRGPRAQAAKRLASRITAQVGGEATSRSKAMTRQPGPLLIHAFPDRIALQRGGRGRFVMANGRGGELDAETRLAGATMLVVADATGRAGRTRILSAAEVTRSEIEEGLPGAIVSGTQIYFDEASREVRARRSTRLGAIVFEETPMPRPSGPDAAAVLAEGLRKLGPQVLNFGKEAAQLRDRIGFLHRSLGEPWPDVSDAGLLETLEDWFVPFQNDTRGLNDVSQASLRDGLTALLPHGAGRDLERLAPTHFETPAGQRHPIQYDGEEPVLTVRVQELFGLKTHPVIGGGKLPLLLELTSPAHRPIQTTRDLPGFWAGSWKDVRADMRGRYPKHPWPEDPAAAAPTHRAKPRGT encoded by the coding sequence TTGACCCGCAATCTGCGTCTGCCCCAACTTCCCGTCACCGAAGTGCTGCCGCAGCTTCGCGACGCTCTGCGCGAATACAAGTCCGCTGTCCTGTGCGCGCCGCCGGGCGCGGGCAAGACAACGCTCGTGCCGCTCGACCTTCTGGATGCGCCGTGGCTTGTGGGCCGGAAAATCATTCTGCTAGAACCGCGCCGGCTGGCGGCGCGAGCAGCGGCTGCCCGGATGGCGAGCCTGCTGGGCGAGGAGCCGGGCGGAACGGTCGGTTACCGCATGCGGCTCGATAACCGTATCTCGTCACGCACCCGCATAGAAGTGGTGACCGAGGGTGTCTTCACACGCATGATCCTCGACGATCCGGAACTTGCGGATGCCGGTCTTGTCATTTTCGACGAGTTTCACGAGCGGTCGCTCGACGCGGATTTCGGGTTGGCGCTGGCGCTCGATGCGCAGGCGGGCTTGCGGGAAGACCTGCGGATCCTCGTGATGTCGGCAACGCTGGATGTCGAGAAGGTCGGTGCGCTTCTGGAGGGCCCGCCAGTCATTATCAGTGAAGGCCGAGCCTATCCGGTCGAGATACGCCACGAAGACCGGCCGACAGGCGAGGCCGTCGAGCAGGCCGTCATCCGCGCGGTTCGAAAGGCCATTGCCGAGGAGTCGGGCTCGATCCTCGCCTTCCTGCCGGGCCAGGGCGAGATCACGCGCGCGACAGAGGCATTGGGCGGGACGCTCGGCGCGGATGTGCTGGTGGTTCCACTTTACGGCAACCTGACGCAGAAGGAGCAGGATCAGGCGATCCGGCCGGCTGAGCCCGGATCGCGCAAGGTCGTGCTGGCAACCTCGATTGCGGAAACCTCGATTACCATTGATGGCGTCCGAATTGTCATCGATAGCGGCCTGCAGCGTATCCCGGCCTATGAGCCGGCAACGGGCATGACGCGGCTGGAAACCGTGCGCGTCTCTCGCGCCTCCGCCGACCAGCGCGCCGGGCGCGCCGGGCGAACGGAGCCGGGTATTGCGATTCGTCTCTGGCATCAGGGCCAGACGGCGGCGCTCGCAGCGCATAGCGCGCCGCAGATTCTGGCATCCGATCTCTCCGGCCTCGTTCTCGACATGGCAGCCTGGGGCGTGACCGAGCCGTCGGCGTTGCGATTTGCCGATCCGCCGCCGAATGCTGCCTTCCAGGAGGCACGTAATCTGCTGGTGAGTCTCGAGGCACTTGATCGTCAGGGCCGGCTGACGGAGACCGGCAAGCTGATGCGCAAGCTCGGCCTGCCACCGAGACTGTCGGCGATGGTAGCGAGAACGGCGCTGCATGAACCGGCGTCGACGCTGGCAGCGGCGGAACTCGCCGTCCTCATCACAGAGCAGGGACTTGGCGGCAACTCCATCGATCTTGAGGACCGGCTGCGCAATTTCCGCACCGACCGGGGGCCGCGGGCGCAGGCGGCAAAGAGGCTTGCCTCGCGGATTACGGCGCAGGTTGGTGGCGAGGCGACCTCTCGAAGCAAGGCGATGACGCGGCAGCCGGGGCCGCTTTTGATCCATGCCTTTCCGGACCGCATCGCCCTGCAACGCGGCGGGCGCGGCCGGTTCGTGATGGCGAATGGACGCGGCGGCGAACTGGATGCGGAGACGCGCCTTGCGGGCGCAACCATGTTGGTGGTGGCGGACGCGACCGGGCGCGCGGGCAGGACACGCATATTGTCGGCGGCGGAGGTGACACGCAGCGAGATCGAGGAAGGGCTTCCGGGCGCTATCGTTTCCGGTACGCAGATCTATTTCGACGAGGCAAGCCGGGAGGTGCGCGCGCGCCGCTCGACACGGCTGGGCGCCATTGTCTTTGAAGAAACACCCATGCCGCGCCCATCCGGACCAGATGCGGCGGCCGTGCTGGCAGAGGGCTTGAGAAAGCTCGGGCCTCAGGTGCTGAATTTCGGCAAGGAAGCCGCCCAGCTCCGCGACCGCATCGGTTTTCTGCATCGGTCGCTTGGCGAGCCATGGCCGGATGTGAGCGATGCAGGGCTGCTGGAGACGCTGGAGGATTGGTTCGTCCCCTTCCAGAACGACACACGCGGGCTGAACGACGTTTCCCAAGCCAGCCTGCGCGACGGGTTGACGGCGCTTCTCCCGCATGGCGCGGGACGCGATCTCGAGCGGCTCGCACCGACGCATTTTGAAACGCCGGCGGGGCAGCGCCATCCGATCCAGTATGACGGGGAAGAACCGGTTCTCACCGTGCGTGTGCAGGAACTGTTCGGCCTGAAGACACATCCGGTCATTGGCGGTGGCAAACTGCCTCTCCTGCTTGAATTGACATCGCCGGCACACAGGCCCATTCAAACTACGCGTGATTTGCCCGGTTTCTGGGCCGGATCCTGGAAAGATGTGCGGGCCGACATGCGAGGGCGCTATCCCAAGCACCCCTGGCCGGAAGACCCGGCAGCGGCCGCGCCCACCCACAGGGCCAAGCCGCGCGGAACCTGA
- a CDS encoding two-component system, sensor histidine kinase RegB, which produces MSEPSQSEISDYRESRRIRLQTLVRLRWLAVVGQALTVYLVHVWIAFPLPYMVCGAMIGLLAFFNFYLSVRYPPTLRLAPQATLALLTIDLLELAGVLFMTGGLSNPFAPLLCVPVIISSSTQPIRYTLALGLLLILFVSILTFSPFPLPWYPGASYTMPTELIIGIWLAILTTTAFAAVYSYRVSLEAMQLSEALAATELVLQRENHLTQLDGLAAAAAHELGTPLATISLVAREMERELGQDERYGEDVHLLRSQAERCRDILRRLTTLSSEEAEAMKLLPLSSLIEEVTAPHREFGIRIIVIEKTPRETEPVGLRNAGIIYGLGNLVENAVDYARNHVVVVTEARADKIIVTIEDDGEGYSPDILQRIGEPYVTSRSRDDNAGGLGLGLFIAKTLLERSGARLSFGNSSGETGGARVTVEWPRHRMDVSRAK; this is translated from the coding sequence ATGTCCGAGCCCAGCCAGAGCGAAATCAGCGACTATCGGGAAAGCCGTCGCATCCGCCTGCAAACGCTGGTCCGGCTCCGCTGGCTGGCCGTGGTCGGACAAGCTCTGACTGTCTATCTCGTTCACGTCTGGATCGCCTTCCCGCTGCCTTACATGGTTTGCGGTGCGATGATCGGCCTGCTGGCCTTCTTCAACTTCTATCTCTCCGTCCGATATCCGCCGACGCTGCGCCTTGCTCCGCAGGCTACACTGGCGTTGCTGACGATCGATCTTCTGGAGCTCGCCGGCGTGCTCTTCATGACTGGCGGCCTGAGCAATCCGTTCGCGCCGCTGCTTTGCGTGCCGGTCATCATCTCCTCCTCCACGCAGCCGATCCGCTACACGCTGGCGCTTGGCCTGCTCCTCATCCTGTTCGTCTCGATCCTCACCTTCTCGCCCTTCCCACTGCCCTGGTATCCGGGCGCGTCCTATACGATGCCGACCGAACTGATCATCGGCATCTGGCTGGCCATCCTGACGACGACCGCCTTTGCCGCGGTCTATTCCTATCGCGTCTCGCTGGAGGCGATGCAGCTTTCGGAGGCGCTCGCGGCAACGGAACTGGTGCTGCAACGGGAAAATCATCTGACCCAGCTGGACGGACTGGCGGCAGCGGCAGCGCATGAACTTGGCACCCCGCTCGCCACGATCAGTCTGGTCGCCAGGGAGATGGAGCGCGAGCTTGGTCAAGACGAGCGTTACGGGGAGGATGTGCATCTGCTGCGCAGCCAGGCGGAACGCTGCCGCGATATCTTGAGGCGCCTTACGACACTGTCGTCCGAGGAAGCAGAAGCGATGAAGCTGCTCCCGCTCTCGTCCCTGATCGAAGAGGTGACGGCCCCGCATCGGGAATTTGGCATTCGCATCATCGTCATCGAAAAGACGCCGCGCGAGACGGAACCGGTCGGCCTGCGCAATGCCGGCATCATCTACGGGCTTGGAAATCTCGTAGAGAATGCCGTGGACTACGCGCGAAACCATGTGGTGGTGGTGACAGAAGCCAGGGCCGACAAGATCATCGTTACGATAGAAGATGATGGCGAGGGCTACTCGCCCGATATCCTGCAACGGATCGGCGAACCCTATGTGACGTCGCGAAGCCGGGACGACAACGCCGGCGGTCTTGGCCTTGGCCTCTTCATCGCCAAGACGCTGCTGGAACGGTCCGGCGCGCGCCTGAGTTTCGGAAACAGTTCCGGAGAAACGGGCGGCGCACGGGTCACTGTCGAATGGCCGCGACACCGGATGGATGTTTCTCGCGCGAAATGA
- a CDS encoding two-component system, response regulator RegA translates to MNAILTANLKNNTAVSPMTDDAIGPDNSLLIVDDDAPFIRRLAKAMESRGFAVESAESVSEGISRARARPPHYAVVDLRLGDGNGLDVIAAIRQNKADARVIVLTGYGNIATAVNAVKLGAEDYLAKPADADEIYAALVRSPGDKVEPPENPMSADRVRWEHIQRVYEMCERNVSETARRLNMHRRTLQRILAKRAPK, encoded by the coding sequence ATGAATGCAATCCTGACAGCAAATCTCAAGAACAACACGGCTGTTTCTCCCATGACAGATGACGCAATCGGCCCTGACAACTCGCTTCTGATCGTTGATGACGACGCTCCCTTCATTCGCCGCTTGGCGAAAGCGATGGAGAGCCGCGGATTTGCGGTCGAAAGTGCGGAATCGGTCAGCGAAGGCATCAGCCGCGCCCGCGCGCGGCCGCCGCATTATGCTGTCGTGGATCTGCGGCTTGGCGACGGCAACGGGCTCGATGTCATTGCTGCGATCCGCCAGAACAAGGCCGACGCCCGCGTCATCGTGCTGACCGGCTATGGCAATATCGCCACCGCCGTGAATGCAGTGAAGCTGGGTGCAGAAGATTATCTCGCCAAGCCAGCCGATGCGGATGAAATCTATGCGGCTCTGGTTAGAAGCCCCGGTGACAAGGTCGAGCCACCGGAGAACCCGATGTCGGCAGACCGGGTCCGCTGGGAACATATTCAGCGCGTCTACGAAATGTGCGAGCGCAATGTGTCAGAGACGGCACGGCGGCTGAACATGCATCGCCGCACGCTGCAGCGCATTCTCGCCAAGCGCGCGCCGAAGTGA
- a CDS encoding Lipoprotein-anchoring transpeptidase ErfK/SrfK, with protein sequence MRPRNTTKILGIFAALAISGFASASLAAPTEPGSPVPDVYGKIIDNGFQLPAIPIQKLDKKFHRQIVDFQTKESPGTIIVNTRERFLYYVLSGGKAVRYGIGVGKQGFAWSGTAYVAWKQEWPTWHPPKEMASRKPEVAKYVEDGMNPGVTNPLGARAMYLFNEKGQDTLFRLHGTPEWSSIGTAASSGCIRLINQDVIDLYSRVRPGRNTKVVVIQ encoded by the coding sequence ATGCGGCCGCGCAACACGACTAAAATTCTCGGCATTTTCGCCGCCCTCGCCATTTCCGGTTTTGCTTCCGCCTCGCTGGCGGCGCCGACCGAACCCGGCAGCCCGGTTCCCGACGTCTATGGCAAGATTATAGACAACGGCTTCCAGCTTCCCGCGATCCCGATACAGAAGCTCGACAAGAAGTTCCATCGCCAGATCGTCGATTTCCAGACGAAGGAGAGCCCCGGCACGATCATCGTGAACACGCGTGAGCGCTTCCTTTATTACGTGCTGTCCGGCGGCAAGGCCGTTCGCTACGGTATCGGCGTCGGCAAGCAGGGCTTCGCATGGTCCGGCACGGCCTATGTTGCCTGGAAGCAGGAATGGCCGACCTGGCATCCGCCAAAGGAAATGGCGTCCCGCAAGCCTGAAGTCGCCAAGTATGTTGAAGATGGCATGAACCCGGGCGTCACCAACCCGCTCGGCGCACGCGCCATGTATCTCTTCAATGAAAAGGGCCAGGATACGCTGTTCCGCCTGCACGGCACGCCGGAATGGTCTTCCATCGGCACCGCCGCCTCCTCGGGCTGCATCCGACTGATCAACCAGGATGTCATCGACCTCTATAGCCGCGTCCGTCCGGGCCGCAACACCAAGGTCGTCGTCATTCAGTAA